A genomic window from Pecten maximus chromosome 4, xPecMax1.1, whole genome shotgun sequence includes:
- the LOC117325072 gene encoding DNA-directed RNA polymerase III subunit RPC9-like produces the protein MEIINDNAAMLTNYEVLTLLSDIQAGRGQKKPDKSLQQLATITYEAVKYLEDKPCKTQTPEIIEQFMTDVQSYNLTKSEKVQLLNQYPSTAVEIQLIVEESEERLTEDQIYELLEVIGKYRPSEAIEEDEEEDENEDMKEGEEEDITEQE, from the coding sequence ATGGAGATCATAAATGACAATGCCGCAATGCTTACCAACTATGAAGTGCTGACATTATTGTCAGATATCCAGGCTGGACGTGGACAGAAAAAGCCAGATAAAAGTTTACAACAATTAGCAACAATAACTTATGAAGCTGTCAAATATTTGGAGGACAAACCATGTAAAACACAGACTCCAGAAATTATTGAACAATTCATGACAGATGTTCAATCATATAATCTAACAAAATCTGAAAAGGTTCAGTTATTGAATCAGTATCCATCTACTGCTGTTGAAATCCAGTTAATTGTGGAAGAGAGTGAAGAACGGTTAACTGAGGATCAGATTTATGAACTTTTGGAGGTGATAGGAAAATACAGACCAAGTGAAGCTATAGAAGAGGATGAAGAAGAGGATGAAAATGAAGACATGAAAGAAGGAGAGGAGGAAGATATAACAGAACAGGAATAG